The Engraulis encrasicolus isolate BLACKSEA-1 chromosome 4, IST_EnEncr_1.0, whole genome shotgun sequence genome includes a window with the following:
- the LOC134447274 gene encoding trichohyalin-like, with amino-acid sequence MAEQQGLSWEEILDLKIQRERVWVDGRMQEMQTLIFKELEYKIMKANESWEAKEMKYRERDKKKQEDEKFVRPCHENPVDNWICEEMKKMEAERRRVEEIKMKERIDLEVLRKTLKEGEEKLRESERMEKKHKKVLDEERDSLEKDRTKLRQERREVAERKAELDLRRLELEGARLRREEEKRRLHEDRERMRKEQEQHLKELEIQRKKLEQSEVALKEKAAQKKEKFLLKKKELESERQTIETEKKNTQEELKAVQEKVYTLKSQLLEEEGRREVLRTEEAINRANLEQEWRKLEIERRIQEDQLEMERKNIETQRLQLQQEERKMKGEATLNKEKMRMEKRRSEDEMEAHRLQLLEEERMMKEKAAMTNEKMAAKMKEAEEEWEKIKRERRSLERTVRERVTQRKKELEDEWEKIDSERRAMEARLERQRQRLVKMEKEHWDNLEKEEERILDKLSAEKRKIERQKKCLDAERKELYYREEGEQRDMEIQKEKLEATEKRLLYKHALRQQRGAMRNMEMEEEWMDIKRRTESGKKVWLNNDATMEPISGIGRCCMDAEKTFSRKSKAGKGAEYEKQKHAVELSPSDSDDDPCDSDWEATPELRKSIHNTSGNTNVPAKSEEMNKDSAIKHDGSVPAMKENNVSDQDHTLLPLESPPAPITPQPQVYVTEMDQSDSKPSPLVERTEKIPENGEVMDKDIDIKHVKSVPARREQVLTTESEISEAAVEQEHEYSPGKSDGNDCQVKEAEIIPKHKSCDESKKDNTNVKMGELHSMLVDAKENAKKQAEHLDVDELIEGELKTMDKNEQARSSEKGPTIMMEQPTKKHETLSQEVENENNPQASPNPEPTPPQAQGSVTKMEQEESSSWDSNDSESKPSPLVEREEKILGKGEVMEAEALLLEVENDDNPQTNTTTQPPLINHNVTRPSPGDIEEKSPANPPAPMTPQAQGTVTKTEESQSKPSPLAEIKKIVVNGKGMHKDIDIENVESVPARKGQVLTIEGERREDAIEEGAEYSPWKGDENDSEMEEAEIIPKQKDCEENKKDNAKLKVGKLDRILTDAQENVKKYTELLDVDESIDEEQNTMGKNGQTRSSEKSPTIIMEQPPKKPEALLLEVRNDNNPEANIATQQPWKNDNLSSSSLGEIVGKPPASPAAPITPHVQGTISEEESESKPSPLVERKEKVLGIGKGMDKDESVESVSTRKGQIFTTEGERKGDSVEEDAEDSPWVRDGNDSEMEEVEEEDEEYSPWEGNENYCKVTAMDTNVLAGSSEKSTAIMMEQSPKKLETLSLEVENENYPQVSTNLAPTTPQAQGSVTKMEQEESSPLDSNDSESKPSPLVERKEKMLGKGEGMDKDADLKQDESVSLSKGQVLTAAVEKDAEHSPLESDENDSEEEEIEEEIEEELEEYCPSEGDGNGCEVTAEEDEKIMNDHMFKVHGMVSNIWDDAGQDLAAYLDLSSDEELELVEAEKPTKSSANCTIKQPIMQVVGGSTERSKNTPKAGKKDYVCTPSPTAMLGKTLTNQLAPMAPPQSNLVGNCILDKTLPIGLSKANPLPPISHPLSSMAVAGRALPPLKAVASDVDELVERKPLTMNTNGQEKRKDEMEENKLIHREEEKVKKLGVSASKGHVLTAAMEKDAEYSPWESDENDSEMEEIEEEIEEYCPLEGDRNGCEVIPEEEEKIKDHIHKKPSNQDEFDKELDELLKEMDWDSNTQGSTTQKSCKKVEVCSPLPKPLNKKPSEADTFDQELEDLLKDMDGDSDAQMSKNSLKPCNNDNVCTPSQRAAFEKPLTNLLAPKAPLQSKLVGNCTLDKTIPIGLSKANPLPPISHPLSSMAVAGRPLPPLKAVASDVDELVERKPRTMNTNGQEKRQDEVGENKLIHREEDKIKTQDKDCDKNKKDNMHMRARKVRSMPSDVGGDTKKQAYLDVDVDVDQFIEEELELMEKEKQAKPLSSMVVSRKALPPLKAKASVSHSSFFSANVGGQYRPSQIVMKDKPVIPSIQMEDNFDDEEDDIDYEEMMRETEETETRMREHRKNVK; translated from the coding sequence AGGACAAAactgaggcaggagaggagggaagtagCAGAACGGAAGGCTGAACTAGACCTACGGCGGCTGGAGCTGGAAGGGGCCAGACtgcgaagagaagaggagaagaggagattacatgaagacagagagagaatgaggaaagaaCAAGAGCAACATCTGAAGGAGTTGGAGATTCAACGGAAGAAACTCGAACAGAGCGAGGTAGCACTCAAGGAGAAGGCGGCACAGAAGAAAGAGAAGTTTCTCCTGAAAAAGAAGGAATTAGAGAGCGAGCGTCAAacaattgaaactgagaaaaagaacACTCAGGAAGAACTAAAAGCAGTGCAGGAAAAAGTGTACACCCTGAAATCACAACTACTGGAAGAGGAAGGTCGGAGAGAGGTGCTGCGAACTGAGGAGGCCATTAACAGAGCAAATCTGGAGCAAGAATGGAGGAAActtgagatagagagaaggatacAGGAAGACcagctggagatggagagaaaaaacatAGAGACCCAACGACTTCAACtgcagcaggaggagagaaagatgaaaggGGAGGCCACTCTGAACAAAGAGAAGATGAggatggagaaaaggaggagtGAAGATGAGATGGAGGCCCATCGACTGCaactgctggaggaggagaggatgatgaaagAGAAGGCTGCTATGACAAATGAGAAGATGGCTGCAAAAATGAAAGAGGCTGAGGAAGAATGGGAAAAGATTAAGCGAGAGAGAAGATCCTTAGAAAGAACAGTCCGTGAGAGGGTtacccaaagaaagaaagaacttgaGGATGAATGGGAAAAGATTGATAGTGAGAGGAGGGCCATGGAAGCAAGACTTGAGAGGCAGAGACAAAGACTGGTAAAGATGGAGAAAGAGCACTGGGACAAtctggaaaaagaggaggagcgAATTCTGGACAAATTGAGCGccgaaaaaagaaagatagaaagacagaaaaaatgcCTTGACGCAGAGAGAAAGGAACTGTATTACAGAGAAGAAGGGGAGCAAAGAGACATGGAAATTCAAAAAGAAAAGCTGGAGGCAACAGAGAAGAGACTGTTGTACAAACATGCACTGAGACAACAGAGAGGTGCCATGAGAaacatggagatggaggaggagtggatggaCATTAAGAGACGAACTGAATCTGGGAAAAAAGTATGGCTCAATAATGATGCAACAATGGAACCAATCAGTGGCATTGGACGTTGTTGTATGGATGCAGAGAAGACCTTCTCAAGGAAATCAAAGGCTGGGAAGGGGGCAGAATATGAAAAGCAAAAACATGCTGTTGAACTCTCCCCCTCGGACAGTGATGATGATCCTTGTGATAGTGATTGGGAGGCTACCCCAGAGCTCAGAAAGTCCATACATAACACCTCGGGAAATACAAATGTACCAGCGAAGAGTGAGGAAATGAACAAGGACAGTGCAATCAAACATGATGGAAGTGTCCCAGCGATGAAAGAAAATAATGTCTCTGATCAGGATCACACGCTTTTGCCTCTAGAAAGCCCACCAGCACCCATAACACCACAGCCTCAAGTGTATGTGACTGAAATGGATCAGAGTGACTCTAAACCCAGCCCTCTGGTGGAGAGAACAGAAAAGATACCAGAAAATGGCGAGGTAATGGACAAGGACATTGATATCAAACATGTCAAAAGTGTCCCTGCTAGGAGAGAACAAGTGCTCACCACTGAAAGTGAAATTAGCGAAGCTGCAGTGGAACAGGAACATGAGTATTCTCCTGGGAAGAGTGATGGGAATGACTGCCAGGTGAAAGAGGCTGAAATAATCCCCAAACACAAGAGCTGTGACGAAAGTAAGAAAGACAATACAAATGTGAAAATGGGTGAGCTGCATAGCATGCTAGTAGATGCAAAAGAGAATGCAAAGAAACAAGCCGAACATCTGGATGTGGATGAGTTGATTGAGGGAGAACTAAAAACAATGGATAAAAATGAACAGGCAAGGTCCTCTGAAAAGGGCCCAACAATAATGATGGAACAGCCTACAAAGAAACATGAGACTCTCTCGCAAGAGGTGGAGAATGAGAATAATCCACAGGCAAGTCCAAACCCAGAACCCACGCCACCACAGGCTCAAGGGTCTGTGACGAAGATGGAGCAGGAGGAGTCCTCCTCATGGGACAGTAATGACAGTGAGTCAAAACCCAGCCctctggtggagagagaggaaaagatacTTGGGAAAGGCGAGGTGATGGAGGCTGAGGCTCTCTTGCTTGAGGTGGAGAATGATGATAATCCACAGACGAACACAACAACTCAACCACCCTTGATAAACCACAATGTGACCAGGCCATCTCCAGGAGATATTGAGGAGAAGTCTCCAGCAAACCCACCAGCACCCATGACACCACAGGCCCAGGGGACTGTAACTAAAACGGAGGAAAGTCAGTCTAAACCCAGCCCTCTGGCGGAGATAAAAAAGATAGTGGTAAATGGCAAGGGAATGCACAAAGACATTGATATCGAAAATGTCGAAAGTGTCCCCGCAAGGAAAGGGCAAGTGCTCACCATTGAAGGTGAAAGGAGGGAAGATGCCATAGAAGAGGGTGCTGAGTATTCTCCTTGGAAGGGGGACGAGAATGACTCAGAGATGGAAGAGGCTGAAATAATCCCCAAACAGAAGGACTGTGAAGAAAATAAGAAAGACAATGCAAAGTTGAAAGTGGGAAAGCTGGATAGAATACTAACTGATGCGCAAGAGAATGTAAAGAAATACACTGAACTTCTGGATGTGGACGAGTCGATTGATGAAGAACAAAATACAATGGGGAAAAATGGACAGACAAGGTCATCAGAAAAGAGCCCAACAATAATAATGGAACAACCTCCAAAGAAGCCTGAGGCTCTCTTGCTTGAGGTGAGGAATGATAATAATCCAGAGGCGAACATAGCAACTCAACAGCCCTGGAAAAATGACAATTTGTCCAGTTCATCTCTAGGAGAAATTGTTGGAAAGCCTCCAGCTAGCCCAGCAGCACCCATAACTCCACATGTCCAGGGGACTATATCTGAAGAGGAGAGTGAGTCTAAACCCAGCCCTCtggtggagagaaaagagaaggtaCTCGGAATAGGCAAGGGAATGGACAAGGACGAAAGTGTCGAAAGTGTTTCCACAAGGAAAGGTCAAATATTCACGactgaaggtgaaaggaagggaGATTCAGTGGAAGAGGATGCTGAGGATTCTCCTTGGGTGAGGGACGGAAATGACTCAGAGAtggaagaggtagaggaggaggatgaggagtatTCTCCTTGGGAGGGCAACGAGAATTACTGCAAGGTAACCGCAATGGATACAAATGTACTAGCAGGGTCCTCAGAAAAGAGTACAGCAATAATGATGGAACAATCTCCAAAGAAGCTTGAGACTCTCTCGCTAGAGGTGGAGAATGAGAATTATCCACAAGTAAGTACGAACCTAGCACCCACGACACCACAGGCTCAAGGGTCTGTGACTAAGATGGAGCAGGAGGAGTCCTCTCCACTGGACAGTAATGACAGTGAGTCAAAACCCAGCCCTCtggtggagagaaaagagaagatgcTCGGAAAAGGTGAGGGAATGGACAAGGACGCTGATTTAAAACAGGACGAAAGTGTTTCCTTAAGCAAAGGGCAAGTACTCACTGCTGCTGTGGAAAAGGATGCTGAGCATTCTCCTTTGGAGAGCGATGAGAATGACTcggaagaggaagagatagaggaggagattgAGGAGGAACTTGAGGAGTATTGTCCTTCGGAGGGTGATGGGAACGGCTGTGAGGTCACTGCTGAGGAGGATGAGAAAATTATGAACGATCACATGTTTAAAGTGCATGGCATGGTATCCAATATCTGGGATGATGCAGGTCAGGATTTGGCTGCATACTTGGACCTGTCTAGTGATGAAGAGTTGGAGCTAGTGGAGGCGGAGAAACCAACAAAGTCCTCAGCAAACTGTACAATAAAACAGCCTATCATGCAAGTGGTGGGTGGCAGTACAGAGAGGAGCAAAAACACCCCAAAGGCAGGCAAAAAAGACTATGTGTGCACACCATCCCCAACAGCAATGTTAGGAAAAACATTAACCAACCAACTAGCACCCATGGCTCCACCGCAGAGCAATCTTGTGGGAAACTGCATCCTAGATAAAACTCTACCTATTGGCCTAAGTAAAGCAAACCCACTGCCACCAATATCGCACCCTCTGTCTTCAATGGCAGTGGCTGGGAGAGCATTGCCTCCTCTAAAAGCGGTGGCTTCAGATGTGGATGAGTTGGTTGAGAGAAAACCGCTAACAATGAATACAAATggacaggagaaaagaaaagatgagATGGAGGAGAACAAATTAATccacagagaggaggaaaaagtaAAGAAGCTTGGTGTTTCCGCAAGCAAAGGGCACGTACTCACTGCTGCCATGGAAAAGGATGCTGAGTATTCTCCTTGGGAGAGCGATGAGAATGACTCTGAGAtggaagagatagaggaggagattgAGGAGTATTGTCCTTTGGAGGGTGATAGGAATGGCTGTGAGGTCatccctgaggaggaggagaaaattaAAGATCACATACACAAAAAGCCTTCAAACCAGGACGAGTTTGATAAAGAACTTGACGAGCTCTTGAAAGAGATGGACTGGGACAGTAATACACAGGGGAGCACAACTCAAAAGTCCTGCAAGAAAGTTGAAGTATGTTCACCACTTCCAAAACCACtgaataaaaaaccttcagaggctGATACGTTTGATCAGGAACTTGAGGATCTCTTGAAAGACATGGACGGTGACAGTGATGCACAGATGAGCAAGAACTCCCTAAAGCCCTGCAACAATGACAATGTGTGCACACCATCCCAGAGAGCAGCGTTTGAAAAACCTTTGACAAACCTACTAGCACCCAAGGCACCACTGCAGAGCAAGCTTGTGGGAAACTGCACTCTGGATAAAACTATACCTATTGGCCTAAGTAAAGCAAACCCACTGCCACCAATATCGCACCCTCTGTCTTCAATGGCAGTGGCTGGGAGACCATTGCCTCCTCTAAAAGCGGTGGCTTCAGATGTGGATGAGTTGGTTGAGAGAAAACCACGAACAATGAATACAAATGGACAGGAGAAAAGACAAGATGAGGTGGGGGAGAACAAATTAATCCACAGAGAGGAGGATAAAATAAAGACGCAGGACAAAGACTGTGATAAAAATAAGAAAGATAACATGCACATGAGGGCCAGGAAAGTGCGTAGCATGCCATCTGATGTAGGGGGTGATACAAAGAAACAAGCTTatctggatgtggatgtggatgttgaCCAGTTTATTGAAGAGGAATTGGAGCtaatggagaaagagaaacaagCAAAGCCACTGTCTTCAATGGTAGTGTCTAGAAAAGCATTGCCTCCTCTAAAAGCAAAGGCTTCAGTCAGCCACTCAAGTTTTTTCTCTGCAAATGTGGGAGGCCAATACAGACCATCTCAAATCGTGATGAAAGATAAACCAGTGATTCCATCAATACAAATGGAAGATAATtttgatgatgaagaggatgacaTTGATTATGAGGAGATGATGAGGGAAACCGAGGAGACGGAGACAAGAATGAGGGAACACAGGAAAAATGTGAAATAG